The following is a genomic window from Nguyenibacter vanlangensis.
GGCGACCATGGCGTGGGCGTGACCCTGATTTCCCCCGGCTTCGTCGACACGCCGATGAGCCGCCGCGTCGCCAGCGCCAAGCCCTTCCTGCAAAGCGCGCCCCAGGCCGCCCGCCTGATCGCCCGCGCGGTCGAGGAAGACCGCGCGCATCTGATCTTCCCTCGCCTGTTCGCCGGCTTGCGCCTGCTGGACCAGCTCCTTCCCGCCCCGGTGCGGTCGGCGATCCTGCGGCGCCTGAAGGCCGATCAGGCCCCCCGCCCGGCGGCATGACGCCCGCGACGCGAATCGAGACTTGACGGCTCCTCGGGAACGGGAAATCACTTTACGACGGATCACAAAAAAGTGCCCCGGCAGAGTGGGGCACCTCGGTCCCGGGCCGGGTAATAAAGGATCCAGGGAGTCGGAGACGACATGAAAGAGATCGTAGCGGTCGATATCGGCGGCACGCATGCGCGCTTTGCCATAGCCACTGTGGACGAGGGCCGGGTGACCGACCTGGGAAACGCCACGACCCTGAAATGCGCCGAACATGCCAGCCTGCAACTGGCATGGGAGTCCTTCGCCCGCCAGATCGGGCGTCCCCTGCCGCGCGCCGCGGGGATCGCCGTCGCCTGCCCGGTGCAGGGCGAGACGCTCAAGCTGACGAATAATCCGTGGATCATCCAGCCGGCGCAGCTTGGTGCCAAGCTGGGTGTGGACGAACATGTCCTGGTCAATGATTTCGGCGCGGTCGGCCATGCCGTGGCGCAGGTCGATCCGTCCTATCTGCGGCATCTGTGCGGTCCGGACCGGCCGGTATCCGATGCGGGCGTGACCACCATCGTCGGTCCGGGCACCGGGCTGGGTTCGGCCTATGTCGTGCGGCGCGGCGGCCGCTACATCGTCTGCGAGACCGAAGGCGGCCATGTCGATTTCGCGCCGCTGGATGTGGTCGAGGACAAGATCCTGCAGCGGCTGCGCCTGCGCTATCGCCGCGTGTCGACCGAGCGCATCGTCTCGGGACCGGGTTTGGTCAATCTCTACGAGGCGATCGCCGAGATGGAGGGCCTGCCCGCCCGCACGCGCGACGACAAGGAGTTATGGACCCTGGCGCTGGAGGGACGCGACCACATGGCCTCGGCGGCGCTGGAGCGATTCTGCCTGGCGCTGGGCGCCGTCGCCGGCGACCTGGCGCTGGCCCAGGGCGGGCACAGCGTGGTGATCGCGGGCGGGCTCGGCCTGCGCCTGGCGGACCATCTGCCCCGCTCTGGATTCGCCGAGCGATTCGTCGCCAAGGGACGGTTCGAGGCCATGATGTCCGACATGCCCGTCCGGCTGATCACCCACCCGCAGCCCGGCCTGTTCGGCGCCGCCGCGGCGTTCGCCGAACGCTTCACCTGATAAACGGACTTTCGGGCGGATTTCGGGGCGTTCGTCCCGGCCCATCGGCCGGGCCGGACGATTGCCGGTTGCATTCACGTTTTCGCGAATATCGGCGGTACTGGACATGCGCGCGTCCGGTGCCGTTTCCGATCGGAATCACGAAAAGAACGTCGCGAAAAGAAAGATTGAGGCGCCGGCGGGTCATGTCTGGAGGTCCGGGCGGGAATCGAACCCACATTCGCGGATTTGCAGTCCGCTGCATCACCATTCTGCCACCGGACCCGACCGGGCGCGTTGGCTATATCCACTCTCTGACCCGCGCGGTCAAGTCGTTGTGTGCGCAGGGCATGCTAGGCAGTTCGGCCCCAAGGACATAAAACAGGACGACATGAATCGGGCGGACATAAAATTGTGTGGCCGGGAACTCTTTGTGAAGGGAGCATCATGAACCAGTCCGCGCTTGGAGCCACCGCACTCGATTATGATGCCGCGCGGCAGCGGATGGTGGACGCGCAGATCCGCCCGGTGCAGATCAACGATCCCCGGGTCATCGCCGCGATGCGCGCCCTGCCGCGCGAACGCTGCGTGCCCCCGGCCCTGAAACCTTTCGCCTATGCCGATCAGAGCCTGGATCTGGGCAATGGCCGCGTGCTGACCGAGCCGCGCATCATCGGGCGCATGGTCCAGATCGCACAGCCCGAATCCGGCCGGCGCGCGCTGGTGGTGGCCGCCGGCACCGGCTACGCCGCCGCCCTGCTGGCGCGCCTGGGGCTGCGGGTGGTGGCCCTCGAATCGAATACGGCCCTCGGCGCGATCGGCAAGGCGTTTTGCGCAACCGAGGCCCCGGAGATCGTCTGGCGCGGGGGGGCGCTGGCCGAAGGCGACAGCGCGGACGCCCCGTTCGACCTGATCCTGATCGACGGCGCGGTGCGTGAGATCCCGCCGGCGCTGGCCGGCCAACTGGCCGAAGGCGGGCGGATCGTCTGCGTCCTTTCGCCGGCGGACGGGGTCGCCACCGCCTGCGTTGCCGAGCGTACGCCGCAGGGCCTCGCGGTGCGCCCGGTCTTCGACGTCGCCCTGCCGATGCTGCCGGAACTCGAGCCCGCGCCGGCCTTCGCCTTCTGACCGCGGCGTTCCATTCAGGCCGAATTTGGGTATAAGCGGCGGACCGGGCCCGGTCCGCCGTGCTTTTTTGGGCCGCCTATTCTCTAGTGTCCTGCCCGAGAAATTCTTATGAGAATTTCTCGGACCAGCAGGCCACTAAAATATTGATTCTAGTGTCCTTTCGATTCTGAAATTCGCTTGCGAATTTCGGAATCGGGACACTAGAGCGTCATACGACCGGATGGACCCATCCGGTCGGATAAAGATGCTCGTTAAAATAATGAGCTAGAGCTATATCCGTGAACCAGTGTGAATGGATATGGCTCTAGCTCCGCCCGTTTCTTGTCCATATGTCAGGTCTGGCTTTTGCGATGCTGAACAAGTCTTTCTCGCCCGGCGAGATCGAACCCGCCCTTTATGCCGAATGGGAACGCAACGGCGCCTTCGCCGCCGCGCCGGACAGCAACGCGCAGCCTTATGCGATCATGATCCCGCCGCCCAATGTTACCGGCACGCTGCATATGGGCCACGCGCTGACCATGACGTTGCAGGACACGCTGATCCGCTGGCGGCGCATGCAGGGGCGCGACGCGCTGTGGCAGCCCGGCACGGACCATGCCGGCATCGCGACCCAGATGGTGGTCGAACGCGCCCTGCAGCAGGAAGGCACCACCCGCCAGGCCCTGGGGCGTGAGGCGTTCGAGCAGCGCGTCTGGCAGTGGAAGGCCGAATCGGGCGGCACCATCACCACCCAGTTGCGCCGCCTCGGCGCCTCGCTGGACTGGCCGCGCGAGCGTTTCACGATGGATGAGGGCCTGTCGCGCGCGGTGCGCGAGGTCTTCGTGACCCTCTACCGCCAGGGGCTGATCTATCGCGACCGGCGCCTGGTGAACTGGGACCCGGCGTTCCGTTCCGCGATTTCCGACCTCGAGGTCGATAACCGCGAGGTCCAGGGCAGCCTGTGGTATATCCGCTATCCCGTCGAAGGGCTTGAAGGGCGCAGCATCACCGTGGCCACCACCCGGCCCGAGACCATGCTGGGCGACATGGCGGTCGCGGTTCATCCCGACGATTCGCGCTATGGCGACCTGGTCGGCCGGTCGGTGATCCTGCCGCTGACGGGGCGGCGCATCCCCATCGTCGCCGACCCCCATTCCGATCCCGAGAAAGGCAGCGGCGCGGTCAAGATCACGCCCGCGCACGATTTCAATGATTTCGAGGTCGGACGCCGGCACGGTCTGGCGATGCCCAGTGTCCTGGACGAGGATGCGCGCGTCACCCTGGCCGAAATTTCCGACGATCTGCGGACCGAGGACGGACTGGCCGACCCGGCCTTCGTGCGCGGGCTGGAGGGGCTGCAGCGCGACGAGGCCCGCAAGGCGATCGTCGCCGAACTGGACCGGCTGGGCTGGCTGGAGAAGATCGAGCCGCACCGCAACCAGGTGCCGCACGCCGAACGCAGCGGCGCCGTGGTCGAACCGCGCCTGACCACCCAATGGTATTGCGACGCCGCTGCCCTGGCCGGGCCCGCGATCGCGGCGGTCGAAACCGGGCAGGTCCGCTTCGTGCCCCAGCAATGGGAAAACACGTTCTTCGCCTGGATGCGCGGTATCCAGCCCTGGTGCATCAGCCGCCAGCTCTGGTGGGGCCATCGCATTCCCGCCTGGTACGGCCCCGACGGCCATGTCTTCGTCGCGCAGGACGAGGATGAGGCCCAGGCCCAGGCGCTGGCCCATTACGGACGCACCGAAGCCCTGGCGCGGGACGAGGACGTGCTGGATACCTGGTTCTCCTCGGCGCTGTGGCCCTTCTCGACCCTCGGCTGGCCCGACGAAACGGCGGACCTGGCGCGCTACTATCCGACCGACGTGCTGGTGACCGGCTTCGACATCATCTTCTTCTGGGTGGCCCGGATGATGATGATGGGCCTGCATTTCATGAAGGACGTGCCGTTCCGCACCGTCTTCATCCACGGCCTGGTCCGTGACGAGCGCGGCCAGAAAATGTCCAAGAGCAAGGGCAACGGCATCGACCCGCTCGAAATGATCGAGCAGTACGGCGCCGATGCCATGCGCTTTACCGTCTGCGCCCTCACGGGCCTGGGGCGGGACGTGAAGCTGGGGCAGAAACGGATCGAGGAACATCGTTCCTTCGTCACCAAGATCTGGAATGCCGCGCGTTTCTGCGAAATGAACGGCGTAGCCCCGGTCGCCGGCTTTCGTCCCGAAAGCGTCGCCTCGCCGCTGGGACGCTGGATCCTGGACGAGGCCGCCCGCGCGGTGGCCGACGCCGACGCCGCGCTGGAATCCTTCCGCTTCGACGAATATGCGGCGTCCTGCTACCGCTTCGTCTGGAACTGCTTCTGCGACTGGTTCCTGGAATTCGCCAAGCCGGTCTTCACCGGCGACGATGCGGCCCAGGCTGCGGAAATCCGCGCCGTGACGGCGCATGTGCTGGGGCTCGTCCTGCGGCTTCTGCAGCCGGTCATGCCCTTCGTCACCGATGATCTATGGGCGCATTTCGGGTTCGGCCCGACCGGCAGCCTGATGACCGCCGTCTGGCCCGATGCCGCGCGGCCCGCCGGCGGGGCCGATGCCGCGGCCGAAATGGACTGGCTGATCCGCTTCATCTCGGCCATCCGCACCGTGCGGGCCGAAATGAACGTGCCCCCGTCGCGTCTCGCCCCCGTGCTGCTGCGCGACGCACGGCCCGAGACGGTGGCCCGCGCGACCCGCTGGGCCGAGGCGATCGGCCGCATGGCCCGCGTATCCGACGTCGCGGTCCTGGACGGCGACATGCCGCAGGGGGCGGCTCAGCTCGTGGTCGACGAGGCGACGCTGGTCATGCCGCTGGCCGGCGTCATCGACCTGACGCAGGAACGCCAGCGCCTGGAGAAGGAGCGCAGCAAGATGGAAGACGAGATCGCGAAGGTCGAGCGCAAGCTGAGCAACGCCGATTTCATCGCTCGTGCCAAGCCCGAGATCGTCGAGGAAAATCGCGACCGCCTGGCCCAATGGCAGGGCGAACGCGACCGCCTGGCCGCCGCCCTGGCGCGCCTGGCCTGACCCGGTCGCGTCGCGAAGCTGTCGCAGGCTCGTCACCATCACGTCTCTTTCAATCCGGTGGCGGCCCTCACATCTTGTAGACGAGGCGCGCCCGTCCGCGGCGCGGGAAGGAGCTGGAACGATGGATGAAGCGACGCGCATGCCGCCCGGCCAGGACGTCGCCTACCTGGGCGGCGGCTGTTTCTGGTGCACCGAGGCGATGCTGAAGGAACTCCGGGGCATCCTCGGCGTGGTTCCGGGCTATGCCGGGGGCACCCTGGCCGACCCGACCTATGAACAGGTCTGCAGCGGCCGCACCGGCCATGCCGAGGTCGTGCGCGTCGCATTCGACCCCGCGATCCTGTCCTACGCCGACCTGCTGCGGATTTTCTTCACGATCCACGATCCCACGACCCCGGACCGCCAGGGGGCGGACATAGGCCCGCAATATCGCTCGGTGATCTTCACCGCCACGCCCGAACAGGCGCGGACCGCCCGCGCGGTGCGCGACCAGGTCGCGGCCGAACGGCTGTGGCCCGATCCGATCGTGACCGAAATCCAGCCCCTGGACCGGTTCTACGAGGCAGAATCCTATCATCACGATTATTTCGCCAAGCACCCGGAACGGGGCTATTGCGCCGCGGTGATCGCGCCCAAGGTGGCGAAGCTGCGCCGGACCTACATGTCCCGCCTGGCGCGGGCGCAGGGCTGACCGGGGTAGGCGCCGGGGGCGAATCGCGTCATCCCCGGCGCCGTCCGGGGTGACGTTTCACGCGATCTCGTCATCCAGGAACAACTGGTCCGCTTCCTCGTCATAATCGAACAATTCCGCATAGCGTCCCCAGCCGATCAGCGTCTGCAGGGTCTGCTTGGCGTAGTCGGGCGACATGCTGTCTTCCAACTCGCCGCGGAAGCGCTCGGCGCTGGCCCGGTGGTTCGGCCGCTCGTCCAGCACGGCGCGGATGGTGCGTACCATGGGCACGTTATGCAGCAGGCTGTGCCACAGGATCTGCCGCCGCTCGTCATGCGTGCTCTGGACGAAGCGCGCGCCCTCGGACGTCAGCAGGATGTCGCCGTCCTCAAGTTCCGCGAATTCAAGCAATTGCAGGGATTCGCCCAGGGGAAACAGGTCGTCCAGCTCCAGTTGCAGGCGCGACGCCAGAAGCGGCAGGTCGGCGCGCCCGTTCAGCGGATCGGCCGCCAGCGTCTCCATCATGCCGACCATCGCGTTCATCGGCAGGGACGGCAGCGCGACCTGGACCGGCGCGGCGGGCTGCGGCTCCTCGCTGGCCCGCAATTCGACCTCGGACACGATGGGCGCGCGGCGCGTCATCAAGGCATAGATCCGGTCGACCACCTGGCGGAAGGCAGGGTCTTCGCGGTTGCGCGGATGCGCAAAGGGTATGCTCACCTCATGCGCGACCCGGCCGGGATTGGATGAAAAGACCAGGATGCGGTCGCACATCAGCACCGCTTCCTCGATGCTGTGGGTGACCAGCATCAGCGACTTGACCGGCAGCTTGCCCTCGGCCCACAGCTCGATCAGGTCGGTGCGCAGATTTTCCGCCGTCAGCACGTCCAGCGCCGAGAACGGCTCGTCCATCAGCAGCAGGTCGGGTTGCACCACCAGCGCGCGCGCCAGCCCCACGCGCTGGCGCATGCCGCCCGACAATTCCTTGGGATAGGCGTTTTCATAGCCGCTCAGCCCGATCAGGTCGATCGCCGCTTCCCCCAGCCGGTCGCGCTCGGCCGGCGGAACGCCCTTGGCCTCCAGTCCCAGTTCGACATTCTTCTGCACCGTCAGCCAGGGAAACAGCGCGAAGGACTGGAAGACCATGGCGATCCCCGGCACCGGGCCGACGACCGGCCGGCCCTTCCACAGCACCTGGCCGGCGCTGGGCGGCAGCAGCCCGGCGATGATGCGCAGCAGCGTCGACTTGCCCGACCCGGACCGTCCCAGCAACCCGACGATCTCGCCCGACCGCAGGGTCAGGTTCACGTCGTCCAGCACCACCAGGTCGGCGGCGGCACCTTTGTGATAGGCCTGGCGGCAGTCGGTGATGCGGACCAGTTCCTCGCGCGCTGGGGCGGGCGAAGCTGCCGTGGACGGGGGTGCCGCGGATGGGGGCGCGGCGGAGCCTGCGGTCGGACTGGACGGGGGCGTGGTCATGGGCGCGGGCTCAACTGAAAGTGAAGTGACGGCGCGCATAGTCGGCGAGGGGACGCCACACCGCGCGGTTGAACAGCAGGACGAACGCCGCCATGACCGTCATGCCCAGCCCGACCTGGGCGGTGTTGCCGGCCGCGGTGGCGTGGGCGATATAGGCGCCCAGCCCGTGGGCGCTCAGCCTGACGTCGCCCCAACTGGCGACCTCGGCCGCGATCGCGGCGTTCCATGCCCCGCCCGACGCCGTGATCGCCCCGGTGATGTAATGGGGCACGATCCCCGGCAGGATGACCCGCAGCCACCACAGACGCCCGCCGACCTGCAGGCTGCGCGCGACCTCCAGCAGGTCCGCCGGATAGGACGCGGCGCCGGCCACGACGTTGAACAGGATATACCATTGCGTGCCCAGGACCATCAGCGGCGTCAGCCACACGTCGCTGCTGGCATGGAAATGGACGATCAGCAGGACGAAGACCGGAAAGAACAGATTGGCTGGAAAGGCCGCCATGAACTGCGCCACGAACTGGGTGCGCCGGGCACGTACCGGGTCCAGTCCCAGCCAGATCCCCACCGGCACCCAGATCAGCGATGCCAGCAGGACCATGGCCAGCACCCGCGCCAGGGTCAGCGTGCCCAGCGCGACGACATGCATCAGGTCGGCCGCGCTGAAGGTCGCCCTGGCATAGGACCAGACCTGCCACACCGCCAGGGCCGACAGCACGGACAGCAGGGCGATCCATAGCGCGTCATGGACCCGGTCGGGAATGCGCGGCGCGGGCCGCGCATCGGACGGGCGCCGGCCCAGTTTCAGCCCGCCGATCGCGGTCAGCCCGTCGCCGATCGCATCCGTGACCCGGCGCAGCAGGGCGGTGCGGCGCAGCAGCACCAGCATCCACGGATCGGACGAAGACGGCGACGCGATGGTCGCGAAACGCGCCGACCAGGCGACCAGCGGGCGGAAGACCAACTGGTCGTAGGCCAGGATCACCACCAGCATGGTCACGATGGCATAGAAGATCGCCCACAGGTCGCGCTGCGCGATCGCCGTGCCGACATAGGACCCGATGCCGGGCAGCAGCACATTGGTGTTCCCCACCGTGATCGTCTCGGAATAGACGACCATGAACCAGCCGCCGGACATGGAAATCATCGCGTTCCACACCAGGCCCGGCACCGCGAACGGAACCTCCAGCCGCCAGAATTTCTGCCACGCGGTCAGGTTGAAGCTGCGCGCGACCTCCTCCAGGTCCGGGGGGACGGTCCGCAGCGACTGATACATGCTGAAGGCCATGTTCCACGCCTGGCTGGTGAAGATCGTAAAGATCGCCGCCAGTTCCGCCCCCAGCACCCGCCCGGGGAACAGCCCCATGAAGAACACGACGGTAAAGGTCAGGAATCCCAGGATCGGCACGGATTGCAGCACGTCCAGGACCGGCACCAGGATCAGCCCCGCGCGCCGGCTCTTCGCCGCCCAGACCGCATAGGTAAAGGTGAACAGCAGCGACGCGGCCAGTGCTGCGAACATGCGCAGCGCGGTGCGGATCGCATAGCCCGGCAGCCAGGACGGCTCCAGGTGGATGCCGGCGGCATTCGGCGCCGACAGCGGCGCCAGCATGTGGCGTCCCGTGGCGGCCAGCGCCACCGCCAGCCCCAGCATGCACAGCAGGGCCGCCAGGTCGAACAGGTTGGGCCGGGCCGGATGGGCCGAGGGGGCCGGAAGCGAACGCGCCGTCATGAACCTCTTTCCTGTCATGCCCCTTTCCGCCGCGCCCCGCGCGGCCGGGGCCGGCCGGTCAGGCGGCGCCCGAACGGCCCGGGCCGGAACCGCCGAAGCCGGTACTGCCGAAGCCGCCGGCGGCGCGGGCGGTTTCGTCCAGCGTCTCGACCTCCCGCCAGCCGGCGCGCACGACGGGGGCCAGCACCCCCTGCGCGATCCGCATGCCGCGTTCGATCGTCAGCGGCGCCTCGCCGGTATTCAGCAGGATGATCCCGATCTCGCCGCGATAATCCTCGTCGATCGTGCCCGGCGCGTTCGGCAGGGTAATGCCGTGCTTCAGGGCCAGGCCCGAACGCGGACGGATCTGCAGCTCGTATCCCGGCGGCAGGGCGATGCACAGGCCGGTGGGCACCAGCATCCGCGCCCCCGGCGCCAGCACGACCGGCGCGCCGATCGCGGCCAGCAGGTCCATGCCGGCCGCGCCCTCGGTGGCATAGGCCGGCAGCGCGAGATCGGCGGCATGGGGCAGGCGGCGGACGGCGACGGGAATGGTGGGGGCGGTCATGCGGGGCTCCGGTCGGACGAAAAATATTGGGCGATCCGCAGGGCCAGGTGCCTGCCCACGGCCTGCTTGTCCAGGCGCGGCCAGCGTTCGGCGCCGTCGCGGGTGATCAGGACGATTTCATTCTCCGTCCCGCCCATGATCCCGGTTTCCGGCCGCACGTCGTTGGCGACGACCCAGTCGCAGCCCTTGGCCGCGCGCTTCGCGGCGGCATGGCGTTCGACGTCGTGCGTCTCGGCGGCAAACCCCACCACCAGGGCCGGACGATCGGGCCCCGGCGCGGACAGGCGCGCCAGGATGTCGGGATTGGGCAGCAGGGTCAGCACCGGCGGCGGGCTGCCGGCCGCTTTCTTCATCTTGCGCTCGGACCGCTGCGCGACGTGCCAGTCGGCGACCGCGGCGGCACAGATCGCGGCGTCGCAGGGCAGGGCGGCATCACAGGCGGCCAGCATCTGGGCAGCGGTCTCCACGCGGGTGACAGCGACTCCGGCCGGCGGCGGCAGGTCGACCGGTCCGCTGACCAGCGTGACCCGCGCGCCGCATTCGGCCAGCGCGGCCGCGATGGCGTATCCCTGCCGGCCCGAGGACCGGTTGGCCAGATAGCGCACCGGGTCGATCGGCTCATGCGTCGGGCCGGCCGTGACCAGCACATGCCGCCCGGCCAGCGCGCCGGCCGGCAGGGGCACCCGCCCGGCCGCGGCGAAATGGCCGAAGATCGCCTCGGCGATCGCCGCCGGTTCGGCCAGCCGGCCCGGCCCGGTCTCGTTGCAGGCCATCAGTCCGATCTCCGGCCCCA
Proteins encoded in this region:
- a CDS encoding valine--tRNA ligase; this encodes MLNKSFSPGEIEPALYAEWERNGAFAAAPDSNAQPYAIMIPPPNVTGTLHMGHALTMTLQDTLIRWRRMQGRDALWQPGTDHAGIATQMVVERALQQEGTTRQALGREAFEQRVWQWKAESGGTITTQLRRLGASLDWPRERFTMDEGLSRAVREVFVTLYRQGLIYRDRRLVNWDPAFRSAISDLEVDNREVQGSLWYIRYPVEGLEGRSITVATTRPETMLGDMAVAVHPDDSRYGDLVGRSVILPLTGRRIPIVADPHSDPEKGSGAVKITPAHDFNDFEVGRRHGLAMPSVLDEDARVTLAEISDDLRTEDGLADPAFVRGLEGLQRDEARKAIVAELDRLGWLEKIEPHRNQVPHAERSGAVVEPRLTTQWYCDAAALAGPAIAAVETGQVRFVPQQWENTFFAWMRGIQPWCISRQLWWGHRIPAWYGPDGHVFVAQDEDEAQAQALAHYGRTEALARDEDVLDTWFSSALWPFSTLGWPDETADLARYYPTDVLVTGFDIIFFWVARMMMMGLHFMKDVPFRTVFIHGLVRDERGQKMSKSKGNGIDPLEMIEQYGADAMRFTVCALTGLGRDVKLGQKRIEEHRSFVTKIWNAARFCEMNGVAPVAGFRPESVASPLGRWILDEAARAVADADAALESFRFDEYAASCYRFVWNCFCDWFLEFAKPVFTGDDAAQAAEIRAVTAHVLGLVLRLLQPVMPFVTDDLWAHFGFGPTGSLMTAVWPDAARPAGGADAAAEMDWLIRFISAIRTVRAEMNVPPSRLAPVLLRDARPETVARATRWAEAIGRMARVSDVAVLDGDMPQGAAQLVVDEATLVMPLAGVIDLTQERQRLEKERSKMEDEIAKVERKLSNADFIARAKPEIVEENRDRLAQWQGERDRLAAALARLA
- the msrA gene encoding peptide-methionine (S)-S-oxide reductase MsrA translates to MDEATRMPPGQDVAYLGGGCFWCTEAMLKELRGILGVVPGYAGGTLADPTYEQVCSGRTGHAEVVRVAFDPAILSYADLLRIFFTIHDPTTPDRQGADIGPQYRSVIFTATPEQARTARAVRDQVAAERLWPDPIVTEIQPLDRFYEAESYHHDYFAKHPERGYCAAVIAPKVAKLRRTYMSRLARAQG
- a CDS encoding ABC transporter permease subunit, encoding MTARSLPAPSAHPARPNLFDLAALLCMLGLAVALAATGRHMLAPLSAPNAAGIHLEPSWLPGYAIRTALRMFAALAASLLFTFTYAVWAAKSRRAGLILVPVLDVLQSVPILGFLTFTVVFFMGLFPGRVLGAELAAIFTIFTSQAWNMAFSMYQSLRTVPPDLEEVARSFNLTAWQKFWRLEVPFAVPGLVWNAMISMSGGWFMVVYSETITVGNTNVLLPGIGSYVGTAIAQRDLWAIFYAIVTMLVVILAYDQLVFRPLVAWSARFATIASPSSSDPWMLVLLRRTALLRRVTDAIGDGLTAIGGLKLGRRPSDARPAPRIPDRVHDALWIALLSVLSALAVWQVWSYARATFSAADLMHVVALGTLTLARVLAMVLLASLIWVPVGIWLGLDPVRARRTQFVAQFMAAFPANLFFPVFVLLIVHFHASSDVWLTPLMVLGTQWYILFNVVAGAASYPADLLEVARSLQVGGRLWWLRVILPGIVPHYITGAITASGGAWNAAIAAEVASWGDVRLSAHGLGAYIAHATAAGNTAQVGLGMTVMAAFVLLFNRAVWRPLADYARRHFTFS
- a CDS encoding protein-L-isoaspartate O-methyltransferase, with product MNQSALGATALDYDAARQRMVDAQIRPVQINDPRVIAAMRALPRERCVPPALKPFAYADQSLDLGNGRVLTEPRIIGRMVQIAQPESGRRALVVAAGTGYAAALLARLGLRVVALESNTALGAIGKAFCATEAPEIVWRGGALAEGDSADAPFDLILIDGAVREIPPALAGQLAEGGRIVCVLSPADGVATACVAERTPQGLAVRPVFDVALPMLPELEPAPAFAF
- a CDS encoding nitrate/sulfonate/bicarbonate ABC transporter ATP-binding protein, coding for MTTPPSSPTAGSAAPPSAAPPSTAASPAPAREELVRITDCRQAYHKGAAADLVVLDDVNLTLRSGEIVGLLGRSGSGKSTLLRIIAGLLPPSAGQVLWKGRPVVGPVPGIAMVFQSFALFPWLTVQKNVELGLEAKGVPPAERDRLGEAAIDLIGLSGYENAYPKELSGGMRQRVGLARALVVQPDLLLMDEPFSALDVLTAENLRTDLIELWAEGKLPVKSLMLVTHSIEEAVLMCDRILVFSSNPGRVAHEVSIPFAHPRNREDPAFRQVVDRIYALMTRRAPIVSEVELRASEEPQPAAPVQVALPSLPMNAMVGMMETLAADPLNGRADLPLLASRLQLELDDLFPLGESLQLLEFAELEDGDILLTSEGARFVQSTHDERRQILWHSLLHNVPMVRTIRAVLDERPNHRASAERFRGELEDSMSPDYAKQTLQTLIGWGRYAELFDYDEEADQLFLDDEIA
- the dut gene encoding dUTP diphosphatase; the encoded protein is MTAPTIPVAVRRLPHAADLALPAYATEGAAGMDLLAAIGAPVVLAPGARMLVPTGLCIALPPGYELQIRPRSGLALKHGITLPNAPGTIDEDYRGEIGIILLNTGEAPLTIERGMRIAQGVLAPVVRAGWREVETLDETARAAGGFGSTGFGGSGPGRSGAA
- the coaBC gene encoding bifunctional phosphopantothenoylcysteine decarboxylase/phosphopantothenate--cysteine ligase CoaBC encodes the protein MTDTPLPAMTDTPPPTGGRTVLLIVCGGIAAYKSLELVRLLTAGGVRVRTVLTAAGAQFVTPLSLQALTGERVFGDLFSLTDESEMGHIVLSRSGDLLVVCPATADIMARMAAGLADDLASTVLLATDKPVMIAPAMNVRMWEHPATQANLATLRARGVMVVGPEIGLMACNETGPGRLAEPAAIAEAIFGHFAAAGRVPLPAGALAGRHVLVTAGPTHEPIDPVRYLANRSSGRQGYAIAAALAECGARVTLVSGPVDLPPPAGVAVTRVETAAQMLAACDAALPCDAAICAAAVADWHVAQRSERKMKKAAGSPPPVLTLLPNPDILARLSAPGPDRPALVVGFAAETHDVERHAAAKRAAKGCDWVVANDVRPETGIMGGTENEIVLITRDGAERWPRLDKQAVGRHLALRIAQYFSSDRSPA
- the glk gene encoding glucokinase, producing the protein MKEIVAVDIGGTHARFAIATVDEGRVTDLGNATTLKCAEHASLQLAWESFARQIGRPLPRAAGIAVACPVQGETLKLTNNPWIIQPAQLGAKLGVDEHVLVNDFGAVGHAVAQVDPSYLRHLCGPDRPVSDAGVTTIVGPGTGLGSAYVVRRGGRYIVCETEGGHVDFAPLDVVEDKILQRLRLRYRRVSTERIVSGPGLVNLYEAIAEMEGLPARTRDDKELWTLALEGRDHMASAALERFCLALGAVAGDLALAQGGHSVVIAGGLGLRLADHLPRSGFAERFVAKGRFEAMMSDMPVRLITHPQPGLFGAAAAFAERFT